The Urocitellus parryii isolate mUroPar1 chromosome 6, mUroPar1.hap1, whole genome shotgun sequence genome includes a window with the following:
- the Znf774 gene encoding zinc finger protein 774 isoform X2 — MMWLGTSGKSGLPGHCLKNSLQGCHPGQLEEWALKGISRPSVISQLEQTPWVLPLQNFETMTILRKSHTDFDHQVAKLSQDISETTEQCGTSSERTNKNISHVPNWGGNWDRALEVGGQHRMFLGEGQQEPFAQARDLNKFLCGYVGKKPMCAECGKSFNQSSYLIRHLRTHTGERPYKCIECGKGFKQSSDLVTHRRTHTGEKPYQCSKCEKKFSDSSTLIKHQRTHTGERPYGCPECGKTFGRKPHLTMHQRTHTGEKPYTCLECHKSFSRSSNFITHQRIHTGVKPYRCNDCGDSFSQSSDLIKHQRTHTGERPFKCPECRKGFRDSSHFVAHMSTHSGERPFSCPECHKSFSQSSHLVTHQRTHTGERPFKCNDCGKGFADSSALIKHQRIHTGERPYKCGNSGYVSRCVPQSYNEELFKKSIGKLRCKNAK, encoded by the exons ATGATGTGGCTGGGGACTTCAGGGAAGAGTGGGTTACCTGGACACTGCTTAAAGAATTCTCTTCAGGGATGCCACCCAGGACAGTTAGAAGAATGGGCTCTCAAAGG GATTTCTAGACCAAGTGTAATCTCCCAGCTGGAGCAGACACCATGGGTTCTACCACTCCAAAACTTTGAAACAATGACAATCCTAAGGAAAAGTCACACAG ACTTTGACCATCAGGTGGCAAAACTCAGTCAGGACATTTCTGAAACAACAGAACAATGTGGAACATCCTCAGAAAggaccaataaaaatatttctcatgttCCTAATTGGGGAGGAAACTGGGACAGGGCCCTTGAAGTAGGAGGGCAACACAGAATGTTTCTAGGAGAGGGCCAGCAGGAGCCCTTTGCACAGGCCAGGGATTTAAACAAGTTCCTGTGTGGATATGTAGGAAAGAAGCCTATGTGTGCAGAATGTGGGAAAAGCTTTAACCAGAGTTCTTATCTCATAAGACACCTAAGAACCCATACTGGTGAGAGACCTTATAAATGCATCGAGTGTGGGAAAGGCTTCAAACAGAGCTCAGACCTCGTCACTCATCGCAGaacacacacaggagagaagccctaccaATGCAGCAAGTGTGAGAAAAAATTCAGCGACAGCTCAACTCTCATCAAACATCAGAGAACCCACACAGGGGAGAGACCTTATGGGTGCCCAGAGTGTGGGAAGACTTTTGGACGGAAGCCACACCTCACAATGCACCAAAGAACCCACACAGGAGAAAAGCCCTACACATGCCTCGAATGTCATAAAAGCTTCAGTCGAAGCTCAAATTTCATCACCCACCAGAGGATTCACACAGGCGTGAAGCCTTACAGGTGTAACGACTGTGGGGACAGTTTTAGCCAGAGCTCAGATTTGATTAAGCACCAACGAACCCACACAGGAGAACGGCCTTTTAAATGCCCAGAGTGTAGGAAGGGCTTCAGAGACAGTTCTCATTTTGTAGCACACATGAGTACTCACTCAGGAGAAAGGCCTTTCAGTTGTCCCGAGTGCCACAAAAGTTTCAGTCAGAGTTCCCATCTGGTTACACACCAGAGGACACATACCGGTGAGAGACCTTTTAAGTGCAACGACTGTGGGAAGGGATTTGCTGATAGCTCTGCCCTCATTAAGCACCAACGAATCCACACAGGAGAAAGACCCTACAAATGTG gaaatTCTGGCTATGTCTCCAGGTGTGTCCCTCAGTCTTATAAtgaggaactttttaaaaaatctattggaAAACTAAGGTGCAAAAATGCTAAATGA
- the Znf774 gene encoding zinc finger protein 774 isoform X1 → MMWLGTSGKSGLPGHCLKNSLQGCHPGQLEEWALKGISRPSVISQLEQTPWVLPLQNFETMTILRKSHTDFDHQVAKLSQDISETTEQCGTSSERTNKNISHVPNWGGNWDRALEVGGQHRMFLGEGQQEPFAQARDLNKFLCGYVGKKPMCAECGKSFNQSSYLIRHLRTHTGERPYKCIECGKGFKQSSDLVTHRRTHTGEKPYQCSKCEKKFSDSSTLIKHQRTHTGERPYGCPECGKTFGRKPHLTMHQRTHTGEKPYTCLECHKSFSRSSNFITHQRIHTGVKPYRCNDCGDSFSQSSDLIKHQRTHTGERPFKCPECRKGFRDSSHFVAHMSTHSGERPFSCPECHKSFSQSSHLVTHQRTHTGERPFKCNDCGKGFADSSALIKHQRIHTGERPYKCGECGKSFNQSSHFTTHQRIHIGDRPYPCPECGKTFNQRSHFLTHQRTHTGEKPFHCSKCDKSFRQKAHLLCHQNTHLI, encoded by the exons ATGATGTGGCTGGGGACTTCAGGGAAGAGTGGGTTACCTGGACACTGCTTAAAGAATTCTCTTCAGGGATGCCACCCAGGACAGTTAGAAGAATGGGCTCTCAAAGG GATTTCTAGACCAAGTGTAATCTCCCAGCTGGAGCAGACACCATGGGTTCTACCACTCCAAAACTTTGAAACAATGACAATCCTAAGGAAAAGTCACACAG ACTTTGACCATCAGGTGGCAAAACTCAGTCAGGACATTTCTGAAACAACAGAACAATGTGGAACATCCTCAGAAAggaccaataaaaatatttctcatgttCCTAATTGGGGAGGAAACTGGGACAGGGCCCTTGAAGTAGGAGGGCAACACAGAATGTTTCTAGGAGAGGGCCAGCAGGAGCCCTTTGCACAGGCCAGGGATTTAAACAAGTTCCTGTGTGGATATGTAGGAAAGAAGCCTATGTGTGCAGAATGTGGGAAAAGCTTTAACCAGAGTTCTTATCTCATAAGACACCTAAGAACCCATACTGGTGAGAGACCTTATAAATGCATCGAGTGTGGGAAAGGCTTCAAACAGAGCTCAGACCTCGTCACTCATCGCAGaacacacacaggagagaagccctaccaATGCAGCAAGTGTGAGAAAAAATTCAGCGACAGCTCAACTCTCATCAAACATCAGAGAACCCACACAGGGGAGAGACCTTATGGGTGCCCAGAGTGTGGGAAGACTTTTGGACGGAAGCCACACCTCACAATGCACCAAAGAACCCACACAGGAGAAAAGCCCTACACATGCCTCGAATGTCATAAAAGCTTCAGTCGAAGCTCAAATTTCATCACCCACCAGAGGATTCACACAGGCGTGAAGCCTTACAGGTGTAACGACTGTGGGGACAGTTTTAGCCAGAGCTCAGATTTGATTAAGCACCAACGAACCCACACAGGAGAACGGCCTTTTAAATGCCCAGAGTGTAGGAAGGGCTTCAGAGACAGTTCTCATTTTGTAGCACACATGAGTACTCACTCAGGAGAAAGGCCTTTCAGTTGTCCCGAGTGCCACAAAAGTTTCAGTCAGAGTTCCCATCTGGTTACACACCAGAGGACACATACCGGTGAGAGACCTTTTAAGTGCAACGACTGTGGGAAGGGATTTGCTGATAGCTCTGCCCTCATTAAGCACCAACGAATCCACACAGGAGAAAGACCCTACAAATGTGGTGAGTGCGGAAAGAGCTTCAATCAGAGCTCCCATTTCACTACCCACCAACGCATTCACATAGGAGACAGACCCTACCCCTGTCCCGAATGTGGCAAGACCTTCAACCAGCGTTCCCATTTTCTCACGCACCAGAGAACACATACAGGAGAAAAACCATTTCACTGTAGTAAATGTGATAAGAGCTTCCGGCAGAAAGCTCATCTCTTATGCCATCAAAACACCCATTTGATTTAG